The Helianthus annuus cultivar XRQ/B chromosome 16, HanXRQr2.0-SUNRISE, whole genome shotgun sequence genome includes a window with the following:
- the LOC110914929 gene encoding transcription factor bHLH111, whose product MDNCIMAEQCNKNSIATSSSSAAKWWQDVHASSMCSWTGGANYASNPPCNNSQKPNSNSCSNGEEDVSISTSFTTNASNNSGLSMESSRRLVEKASTNDPYGEAVSDNHHLWNQVLLDAGTAGELQNIQTRMFDQPACDYLKKIDSGWEFSGPTNINQFQKIYDGFKDGMYQSKTPSTTNSWSIAPSEDEISPQFDQYIGQFTTIKNEHPDSNTRQDQLELFRRRLSGHAVDYEGGININQMVVGDNNNNKYYYNGMSDMVCSNGRGFVDLVTFGSCMNKPSSESNMSNRSMMNTMNLPDRRTPDLLNSYQPLRPRGNTLTKISGRGNGVVNEGKKKKSEDQSGPLLKKAKLETSTVSSTKVQIPKAKLGDKITALQQIVSPFGKTDTASVLWEAIGYIKCLQEQVQLLSNPYMKTNIIKDSWVRFETKDRGDLKLDLKSRGLCLVPVSCTPQVYHENNGSTDYWTPTYRGCFYR is encoded by the exons ATGGATAACTGTATAATGGCTGAACAATGCAATAAAAACTCTATTGCAACATCTTCTTCTTCTGCAGCCAAATGGTGGCAAGATGTTCATGCAAGCTCTATGTGTTCATGGACTGGTGGTGCTAATTATGCAAGTAATCCTCCATGCAATAACTCACAAAAACCTAATTCTAATTCATGCTCTAATGGTGAAGAAGATGTCTCTATCTCTACTTCTTTTACAACCAATGCTTCAAACAACTCTGGGCTCAGCATGGAGTCGTCGAGACGCCTTGTAGAGAAAGCGTCCACCAACGATCCCTATGGAGAGGCGGTTTCTGATAATCATCACCTATGGAACCAAGTGCTACT AGATGCCGGAACTGCCGGAGAACTGCAAAACATTCAGACTCGTATGTTCGATCAACCGGCCTGTGATTATCTGAAGAAGATAGATAGTGGATGGGAGTTTTCAGGCCCAACAAATATAAACCAGTTTCAAAAGATTTATGATGGGTTTAAAGATGGCATGTACCAAAGCAAGACTCCATCTACAACAAATAGTTGGTCCATTGCACCATCAGAAGATGAAATAAGTCCACAGTTTGATCAATACATCGGTCAATTCACAACGATAAAGAATGAACATCCAGATAGTAATACTCGACAAGATCAGCTCGAATTATTTCGAAGGAGATTAAGTGGTCATGCAGTTGATTATGAAGGGGGGATAAATATTAATCAAATGGTTGTTggggataataataataataagtattaTTACAATGGTATGTCAGACATGGTGTGTAGTAATGGAAGGGGTTTTGTTGATTTAGTTACTTTTGGTAGCTGCATGAACAAACCATCATCAGAGAGTAACATGTCTAATAGATCCATGATGAATACCATGAATCTTCCGGATCGAAGGACGCCGGACCTCCTTAACTCTTATCAG CCACTAAGACCAAGAGGCAACACACTTACTAAAATCAGTGGGAGGGGAAATGGAGTTGTTAATGAAGGGAAGAAAAAGAAATCAGAAGACCAGTCTGGGCCACTTCTAAAGAAGGCTAAGCTTGAGACTTCTACAGTTTCATCAACTAAG GTTCAGATTCCTAAAGCAAAGCTTGGGGATAAAATAACAGCCCTTCAGCAAATTGTGTCACCATTCGGCAAG ACGGATACAGCTTCGGTATTGTGGGAAGCAATTGGTTATATCAAGTGTCTACAAGAGCAAGTACAG TTATTGAGCAATCCATATATGAAGACCAATATCATCAAG GACTCGTGGGTGCGATTTGAAACAAAAGATAGAGGAGATTTGAAGCTTGACCTCAAGAGTAGAGGTCTGTGTTTGGTTCCTGTGTCATGTACTCCTCAGGTGTACCATGAAAACAATGGATCAACAGACTACTGGACTCCAACATATAGAGGATGTTTCTATAGGTAG